A region from the bacterium genome encodes:
- a CDS encoding tetratricopeptide repeat protein: MKRIGLFLLAVTVLGSGGGQAQPGRGKIVQGNKLFKQERYDDALIKYRDAQTQAPGLPEAPFNIGAAEYKKNKYEEALKETQNALKSDNSRIQAQSYYNMGNALFRLNKLPEAILAYTQSLKLDPSDEDAKYNLELARKKLKDEAQKQQQNPQQQQQQQQQQQQQQQQQQQQQQQDQDKKDQEQQKREQQQQEQKNQQPKPDEISKEDAARILDALKQDEQNQKDTRKMQAPGRITVVKDW; the protein is encoded by the coding sequence ATGAAACGAATCGGATTATTCCTGCTGGCTGTGACTGTTCTTGGTAGTGGGGGGGGGCAGGCCCAGCCCGGCCGCGGCAAGATCGTCCAGGGCAACAAGCTCTTTAAACAGGAACGCTATGACGATGCCCTGATCAAATACCGCGATGCCCAGACCCAGGCCCCCGGCTTGCCGGAAGCGCCCTTCAATATCGGCGCGGCCGAGTACAAGAAGAACAAGTACGAGGAAGCGCTCAAGGAGACCCAGAACGCGCTCAAGAGCGACAACAGCCGGATCCAGGCCCAGAGCTATTACAACATGGGCAACGCTCTCTTCCGCCTCAACAAGCTGCCCGAGGCGATCCTAGCTTATACCCAGTCGCTCAAACTCGATCCATCTGACGAGGATGCCAAGTACAACCTCGAGCTCGCCCGTAAAAAGCTGAAAGATGAGGCGCAGAAGCAACAGCAGAATCCCCAGCAGCAGCAACAGCAGCAGCAACAGCAACAGCAGCAGCAACAGCAACAGCAGCAGCAACAGCAACAGGATCAGGACAAAAAGGATCAGGAGCAGCAAAAGCGGGAGCAACAGCAGCAAGAACAGAAAAATCAGCAGCCCAAGCCGGATGAGATCTCAAAAGAGGACGCTGCGCGGATCCTGGATGCCCTGAAGCAGGACGAGCAAAACCAAAAAGATACCCGCAAGATGCAAGCCCCGGGCCGGATCACGGTGGTCAAGGATTGGTGA
- a CDS encoding VWA domain-containing protein produces the protein MFRFANPGFLLLLLILPAMIWWYLRRSLRSRSTVRYSDIALIKEVGTSSRRRYRHLLFLLRLAAIALLIVAFARPQAGSREEEMITEGIDIILSMDISSSMLAEDFQPKNRLEAAKLVAADFIKGRTNDRIGMVVFSGQSFTQCPLTLDYGILLKFLEEIHVGQIEDGTAIGMGLGTSINRLRDSKAKSKVVILLTDGQNNRGELDPLTAARIAKSFNIRVYTIGAGSKGEALYPVDDPIFGRRYVRMPVNIDEELLRRVADITGGRYFRATDKTSLEKIYKEISEMEKTRIQVKQYTRYRELFSGYLIAALLLLALEVILGNTVFRKIP, from the coding sequence ATGTTCCGCTTCGCTAATCCCGGGTTCCTGCTGCTGCTGCTCATCCTGCCGGCGATGATCTGGTGGTATCTGCGCCGCAGCCTGCGCAGCCGTTCGACGGTGCGCTATTCCGATATCGCCCTGATCAAGGAGGTGGGAACGTCAAGCCGCAGACGCTACCGCCATCTGCTCTTCCTGCTGCGCCTCGCGGCCATCGCGCTGCTGATCGTCGCCTTCGCCCGGCCCCAGGCCGGAAGCCGCGAAGAGGAGATGATCACCGAGGGCATCGATATCATCCTCTCCATGGACATCTCCAGCTCGATGCTCGCCGAGGATTTCCAGCCCAAGAACCGCCTCGAGGCGGCCAAACTGGTCGCGGCCGATTTCATCAAGGGGCGCACCAACGATCGTATCGGCATGGTGGTCTTTTCCGGCCAGAGCTTCACCCAGTGCCCCCTGACCCTGGATTATGGCATCCTGCTCAAATTTCTCGAGGAGATCCATGTCGGCCAGATCGAGGATGGCACCGCCATTGGGATGGGACTGGGCACCAGCATCAACCGTCTGCGCGACAGCAAGGCCAAGAGCAAGGTGGTGATCCTGCTGACCGACGGCCAGAACAACCGCGGCGAACTCGACCCTCTCACCGCGGCGCGCATCGCCAAGAGCTTCAATATCCGGGTCTATACCATCGGCGCCGGCAGCAAGGGTGAGGCGCTTTATCCGGTCGACGACCCGATCTTCGGGCGGCGCTATGTGCGCATGCCGGTCAATATCGATGAAGAGCTGCTGCGGCGGGTGGCGGATATCACCGGTGGACGCTATTTCCGCGCCACCGATAAGACCAGCCTGGAAAAAATCTACAAAGAGATCAGCGAGATGGAAAAGACCAGGATCCAGGTCAAACAGTACACCCGCTATCGCGAGCTTTTTTCCGGTTATCTGATCGCTGCGCTGCTGCTGCTCGCCCTGGAAGTGATCCTCGGCAATACCGTTTTTCGCAAGATACCCTAA
- a CDS encoding VWA domain-containing protein, which produces MLRFANSYALHLLWLIPLVVFFYVLAFRAKSRALQRFGNSELMKKLAANASPIRPILKAALIILALIFALFALARPQIGTRVEEVKREGIDLMIAIDVSTSMLAQDVPPSRLDKAKHEVESLLGRLQGDRVGLIAFAGTAFVQCPLTLDYGAAKLFLDILDPGLIPTPGTNIGQAISRALECFDQKERKHKVLVIITDGEDHEGDVMKQTEEAERQGVIIYTVGIGSPKGDPIPMMTDYGISSGFKKDREGQVVITKLDEVTLEKIALQTNGKYFRATSGEDELRKIYDDIDKLEKKELGSMRFSQFEDRFQYMLIFTILLLALEFFIPERRQRRDFWLKRLFKW; this is translated from the coding sequence ATGCTGCGATTCGCGAACAGTTATGCGCTCCACCTCCTCTGGCTCATCCCGCTGGTGGTATTCTTTTATGTTCTGGCCTTTCGCGCCAAGAGCCGGGCGCTGCAGCGGTTCGGCAATAGCGAGCTGATGAAAAAGCTTGCGGCTAATGCCAGTCCGATCCGACCGATCCTCAAAGCCGCCTTGATCATCCTAGCCCTGATTTTCGCCCTGTTCGCCCTGGCGCGGCCGCAGATCGGCACCCGCGTCGAGGAGGTCAAGCGCGAGGGGATCGACCTGATGATTGCCATCGATGTCTCCACCTCGATGCTGGCCCAGGATGTGCCGCCGAGCCGCCTGGATAAGGCCAAACACGAGGTCGAGAGCCTGCTCGGCCGCCTTCAGGGCGATCGCGTCGGCCTCATCGCCTTCGCCGGCACCGCGTTCGTGCAATGCCCGCTCACCCTCGATTACGGCGCTGCCAAGCTCTTTCTCGACATCCTCGATCCCGGTCTCATTCCGACCCCCGGCACCAATATCGGTCAGGCCATCTCCCGCGCGCTCGAATGCTTCGACCAGAAGGAGCGCAAGCACAAGGTCCTGGTCATCATCACCGATGGCGAGGACCATGAGGGGGATGTGATGAAACAGACCGAGGAGGCGGAACGCCAGGGGGTGATCATCTATACCGTCGGCATCGGCTCACCGAAGGGGGACCCTATCCCGATGATGACCGACTATGGGATCTCCTCCGGCTTCAAGAAGGATCGCGAGGGCCAGGTGGTGATCACCAAGCTCGACGAGGTGACTCTGGAAAAGATCGCCCTGCAGACCAACGGCAAATATTTCCGAGCCACCAGCGGCGAGGACGAGCTGCGCAAGATCTACGACGACATCGACAAGCTCGAAAAGAAGGAGCTGGGTTCGATGCGCTTTTCCCAGTTTGAGGACCGCTTTCAGTACATGCTGATCTTCACTATTCTGCTGCTGGCGCTCGAATTCTTCATCCCGGAGCGGCGGCAGCGGCGCGATTTCTGGCTCAAACGTCTCTTCAAATGGTGA